CATTCGATTCATCCTGCAAATGGGACTGTCAAAATTCGTATTACGAAATCGGATAACAAGAAAATTGTCGGTAAGACAATCGAAACGTTCATCCATCGGATTAGTCCACTGACAGAATCGATTGATGACCAGGAAGTTTTCCTCGAAAATCTCATTGACGTTGCCTTACTGACGAAAGACAAAGATTGGTTCTTAGAAGTCTGGGATCGTTTAGCAGAACTTCGAAAGCAAAAAGAAACAACAATGCCATGCTAAACAGAAAATAGACAGACCTTAATGACATAACGGGTTCACTTGTGAGATGAAAATGAAAAAACGCAGACCAAATTACAAGGGAAATCACAAAGTGTTTGCGTTATAACTCACATCTAAAAGGCTTAGAGATCTCCCCCTCTAAGCCTTTTTCTTTGTTTATTAATTATTATATTAAGCAAGCGCTCCTCGATTACTGAGTAAATTATTATCAAGATGTTATCATAAAAATTAAGTATCTAATGGAACACTAGTTGTTGAACAGACGCATTACGAAACCATCTTCTTCAACATCAGGGATAAAAAAGGTGACTCCATAACTTGAAGCTACAGCCATAATCATTGTCCAAAGAATTAAACTAGTCATCATCCAGCTGGTTACTACCTTCCTATTAGAACCGAAGCTCATACCCATAAACGCTGAAATATGAGAGCCGACAAAAAAAGGGCCAATAATTGTTAATCCAGGTAAACCATACTTATCAAAAAGCGCTCTGGCACGTTTACCTTTTTTCGACTCTTCCATTCCTTCGGCGTTAGCTTCTGTCGTAATATATTCCTCTTGCTTAACATGTTGCATGCGATTTTGTTTATGTTTTCGCTTTCTCATCCATTCCTTTACATGATCTACAAAAATAATTAACAGAACCACTGTCAGTGCATTTCCTAAAAAGGCAAGTATCGCTGTCATTAATGGAGACATGCCCCCGATGACAGCTAATGGAATCACAATAACAAGTTCAAATAACGGAATCGCTGCCAAGATAAACACAAACAGATAAGATAAAAACATAGTCCCAATTCCCCTCTTTATTCATATAGTTTTTTAATTTCTGACCAGAAAATAAAATACTGCCCTATCCCGAGTACAGTCAAAATTATGACAGGAAACAACTCGATCCCTTTAAACAGAGCAACAAAAACTATGGCTGTCGGAATAGCAAAATAATAATATATATACACTTTTCGACAAGCCCGATACGTAATGTATTGATGCCCTTCATCTTCTTCTTTTAGCTCATAGGGAATAAAGGTGAAAATACGAATCTTGCGGTCGGGAAATTTTCGGTTGTAATAGACCATCATCCCAAAATAAATTGTGACAAAGATAACGTAAAAAATGGAAAAAATCACAAAAAAGTCATCCCGCTGCTCCAATACTATGCTCTTAGAATATATCACCGCAATACCCATCAGGAATATACTCATTGTAAATGGTGAACGTAAAAACCGTTCAATCATTATTCATCCTCCCCCTCTATCCAAAACACTTCCTCTAGATCGACACGTAGCGCTTTAGCAATTTTCAACGCTAATAGAACGGAAGGGGCATAGTCACCTTTTTCAATCATGCCAATGGTTTGGCGTGAGGCTTTAACTAATTCACCTAAATCAGATTGAGTATAACTATGTCTTGCTCTTAATTCCTTAACTCGATTAATCAGCATATGATAAACAACCCCCATTACCGTTTATTCCCATCTAATTGTAAGGTTTTCTTAACATTAAGTCAATATAATTTGTCATTTTGTTAAGTATTTATACCATAACTTCTTTGGTATTTTGAAACAAGAAATGTATTATTGGGAAACATTAGTAAGCTATGAGGAATTAGAAAGCCGAATTGAAGAATATATCCACTGGTACAACCATGAACGTTCAAAAGAAAAATTGGATGGACTGAGTCCAGTCAAATACCGAACTCAATCCATCCAATCAGTTGCATAATAAAACTCTAATTTTTAAGGGTAACCCCATTTCAATGGGAAATACAGTGCGTTTTACTTTGATATTTATTTGTTTACACCCCTGAAGTAAACCCATAATTATTGACAAGGCTGTCTATTTGAGACTATGTTTTCCACTTTTTTGCCTCATGGACCCTCCGTGAGCATGTGATTTCCACTAGTTTCGCTATCTCACGAGCGCTTCACTTTGATTTTTGACTTTCAGATGACCTTGTAGCTGGATTCATGAATACATCAAAAAACTGTACAGGTAATACATCTTTATCTACTTTTTCATGATTCCAAATCAACTTAGAAAACTGTCGGGCAATCAATATTTTCCGCTCTCCACCTAATTTAGCCTCTAATAGAGCTGAAACACATAAATAGATATCTGCCATAAGGTTTGCAATCGGCTTCGCGTAATACGTCTGCATTTCTGGACTATACTTCTTCAAGAGATGGATGTATTCATCAAGTTTTTCTAACCCATTCATAACAGGTTGTACGTAAGGTTCAACATGATTTGGAAGAGTTCCTATCAATTCATCCATATGGGACCTGAAGATGAGCTCTCCATTGTATTTGTTTAACAAGCGCAGCACTTCTAGCCCTAGAATATTCGCAGTACCTTCCCAAACAGTGAGGACTTGCGCATCCCTTAGTAGACGAGGTGTGACAAAGTCCTCAATGTATCCGTTCCCTCCATGCATTTCAATTGCTTCATGGGAAAATTGTACAGCTTCTTCTGCCGTCCTCATTTTTACTAATGCAATTAAGAGACGATGGAGAATTTTCTCTTCATCTGTTACCTTTGCGCCATTCTTTCCCATAACTTGATCAAATAGGGCAATTAAACGAAATAGACCACCAAGTTGTACTTCTTGTCTAACTGTCATGTTTACAAGTGTTTCTTTAATCATCGGATAATTAGCTAACTTCTTTCCAAATGCATCGCGTTGAAAAGCATATTTCTTCGACTCATGTGTCGCCCTTCTCATGATTCCGACAGAAGCAACTGCATTACAGACACGAGAAAGGTTTAATGCTTCCATCATGTAATGAAAACCTTGATCTGCCTTTCCGATCAAGTACGCTTTCGCTCCTTCAAACTCAACCTCTGCAGAAGGAACTGCCCTAACCCCAAGCTTATCCTTCAACCGTCTTATTTTAATATGATTAAGTACACCGTCTTCCTGTTTCCAAGGGACCAAGAACAAACTCAAACCCTTCGTTCCAGATGGGGCTCCTTCTATTCGGGCAAGGACAGTCGCAACTCCACAGGCACCAGCATTACTGGCAAAATATTTTTCACCTGTCAAACGATAGTGATCGCCTTCTTTAACTGCAATCGTTTCATTCGCTCCTACATCTGATCCACCTTGACGTTCTGTTAAAAATGTCGCCCCTTCATAAAGTTCAGTTTCTCCTGTTGAAAGCACGTGAGGTAGAAACTTCTTCTTCAATTCTTCATCCGCATAGTGGTCGATCAAGTAGGAAGTTGCCATCGTCAATGTCACTGGACAGTAGAACCCAGCCTCAGTTTGCGAGAGCAGATACCCTTGTGCGTAAGAATAAATATAGTTCCCTTTCTGATTCAGTTCGGGAATTTCTTTATGGATATAACCAACGATTCCTTTGTTATAAACTTGTTCAACCGTCTTTTTATACCCTTCATTCAACCAAATGTGTGAAATATCATTCCCGTGACGATCGAATTTAATCAGTTTAGGTTGTCCTTCACGGTCTGTGTGGACCGCACGTTCATCAATTTCAGAACCGCAATGTCCACCAAACTGTTCTAGCTCTTTATATGCCCAGTCTTTCAATGTATCGTCCAAATAATAATCTAAAACAAAACGAAAATTCGGATCTTCAAGAAAAAAATTCAAACGAACACCCCCATGCTTATATTTATTTCAGATCATTACTTAGCTACTTCACTCATCAATGCGAGGGTATTGTCATCTAAGTCTTTGAAGAATGCCATCCAAACTTCGTGACTCCCCATGTCAGCAATCATATGTGGTTGATCAACGAAAGAAACGCCGTTACTTTTGAATTGTTTATAAGCTTGCATGATATCTTCTGTGTTGAAGTATATAACAGATCCAGGGTGGTCAAACTGATCGTTCTCTGGTAGTGACAACATCAATTTCACACCATCACAATTGAAAAATGCCATGTTTTCCATTGCAAACAATAGCTTCATTCCAAGCGTATCCTTGTAAAAAGCAACTGCCTTGTCCATATCTCTTACATTCAGGTTAATTTGTCCAATTTGACTTAATGTGACGTGACTCGTTTTCTCCATTATTTCACCCTCATTTTCTAATTGTTAAATACATTATAACTGAATATTCTATCTTTTTAACAGTTTTTTACAACGCAAAAAGAGCCAGCCATTTTGGCTAGCTCTTCCTCATTTGAATTACTGATTAGTTTCCATACCAGTATTCATTTTGTTCAATTTGATTGTCATGATCTTGATCCCAGTAATCTACGCTATAAGAGTAGTCATAATTCATGATGCATCGAATTCCACTACCTTGTGGATCATGTCCAAGACCAAAGTTATGTGAGAATTCGTGTTGTGCAGCATGCCAAGTGTTTGTTGTACCTTGATCCAAGTTTACACTAAAAGCACTTCCGCTTGGAGCTGATGAATAAACGTAAGCAATTCCTCCAGCATCGAAATTAGCATCTCTTGTAAATCCGACTACAAAGTCATAAGAATAGCCAGACCAATCATTACTGAGGTCAGATAAGATAGCTGAAGCATTGCTACCTTGAGAAGACCAGTTTCCTAATGCTTTTACTTGGAAATCAATGTTGTGATCACGATAGAACGCATTGTCAGCACTTTCAACAGCATTTTGGATACGTGTTTGCCAATCGCTATATTGTGCTCTATATTCTTCATCAGCAACTGCCAATACCGTCACGACTCTAGTTGCAGCTGCCGCTTGCATCATCGTGTCTTTTGAACGAGTATTGCTTTTGAATGACCGCTTTCCAACTTCTTTTCCTTTTTCGTCCAAGATTGTTGCATTTGAATCTGATTCTACCTTCGCAGGCTTCATGCTTCTGTCATTCATGTTCTCTTTTGCTTTAGGTAGGACTTCGATCTTTGGCTGGCTTACATCTTTACCTGCATCTTTTGCTTCAGTAATTCCTGGAACAAGTGCAACAGACAGTGCGAGTGACATAGATAGAAATGATTTTGCTAACTTCAAAAAAAAACCTCCCCAAAATTTTTACAATATGCGCGCGCTATAATATAGGAATTAGCTCAATCTATGTCAGATTCCTTCATTTTGATGTTGGGAAAAAGCTGTTATAAAAGCACTTAGAAAAGGGCTCTTAAAAGATGATATTTCCCATTATTGCTAATGTAATAGTTTTATCATTAAGATAAGCTCCACTTTTTTACTAGGCATTAACTTAGTAATAGTAAATAGTACATACATAAGAATTCATTTCTATTAATAGAATCCATATCTAGGTATGAAGGAGGCTAATAATTGATTGTTTTGCATTGTTGACAATCCGAAGGTCTCATATGTTACTTTTTTACCTTCTGAAAATAGTGAATATATACCTATTAAATTAGAAAAGTTTAGTTATTAAATGAAATCTCATGTTCATTCATGGTATTTTAGGCTTATTATCCACCCATATGAAAGCGCTTTCTGTTTTCGCGCTTATCAAAAAAATACACCCCGAATTTTACATTCGACATGATTCGTGTAAAATAATAAATCGTTAGAAAAATGTATTTTTTGAAAGGAGAGATTTGGTGGATAAGAAAAACGGGATTATAGATTGGCCAACATTTATTGGCGCATTCGTCTTATTACTATCAGTTACCGTTCCATTAATTTTGTTCCCAAAACAGGGTGAAGCGGTTCTAAGTATGATGAACACCTTCGTCACTGGCAATTTCGGTGTACTTTACCTTGTATTTGGTTTAGGTACACTCATTTTTCTCATATATGTTGCATTTAGTAAATATGGAAAAATTCAAATGGGAAAAGATATCAAGCCTGAATTCTCAAATTTTTCATGGGCAGCGATGCTTTTCTGTGCAGGAATTGGATCTAGTGTTTTATATTGGGGGACGATTGAGTGGGCATACTATTACACTTCTCCACCATTAGGAGTAGAGCCGAATTCCACTGAAGCGATTCAATGGGCATCTTCTTATGGAATCTTTCATTGGGGTCCGGTTGCGTGGGCAATTTACTGCCTACCTGCCTTACCAATAGCCTATTTCTATTATGTACGTAAAAAGCCAGTTTTGAAAATCAGTGAAGCTTGCCGACCATTAATTGGTAAACGCGCTGATGGTCCTTTAGGGAAAGTCATTGATATTCTATTTATCTTTGGTTTATTAGGAGGAGCAGGAACGACGCTTGCCCTCGGTACACCACTCATTGCAGCAGGATTGAACAACATGTTTGGTTGGGAAGAAACGCTTTCTTTGAAAACGTATATCCTAGTCATTTGTACAGTTATCTTTGCAATTAGTGCCTATTCTGGTCTTAAGAAAGGAATACGAGTACTGAGTGACGTGAACCTATGGTTGACATTCCTATTACTTGGATTCGTATTAATCGTTGGTCCGACTGTATTCTTAACAGAAACGACGATTAATAGTATTGGTTTAATAGCAGATAACTTTTTCCATATGGCTACATGGACAGAGCCATTCAATAATATGGGACCGTTTGAGAAAACCAGCTTCCCAGAATATTGGACAGTCTTTTATTGGGCTTGGTGGCTTGTATATGCTCCGTTCATCGGGTTGTTCATCGCAAAAATTTCTCGTGGCCGTACGGTAAAACAAATGATTTTAGGTACAATTTTGTATGGTACACTCGGTTGTGTATTGTACTTTGGACTACTAGGAAACTACGGACTATATTTAGAGCTAAGTGGACAATTCTCTGTTGTTGATGTCTTGAACAACGAAGGTGCACCAGCAGCAATCATGGGAACATTAGAGCAGCTTCCATTGGATTGGATTGTCATTCCGGTCTTTATCGTTCTAGCCATTATTTTCTTAGCAACGACATTTGATTCTGGTTCTTACATTCTAGCAGCTGTCGTTCAAAATTATGTAGAGGATGAGCCAGTGAAATGGAACCGTTTATTCTGGGCATTCGCACTATCCTTCCTACCACTCATTTTGATGTATATCGGAGGACTTTCGAGTCTTCAGACAGCAAGTATTATTGGAGGATTTCCACTCTTGATCATCATGACGATGCTTGCGATCTCCTTCATTAAAGCTGCAGACCACGATATGCTCATGGCGAAAAAGAAGAAAGAACAAAAGAAAGCTAGCTAACTACAAGCTGCCCCATAGTCGGGCAGCTTTTTTACATAGTTCCCGCGTTCATCCTCCTATTAAACATCCATTTTCAAGAAAATGAACCCTTTCTAATGCTATACTTTTATTAATTGGAGGGATTATATGTCAGATATACATATGCAAGGTGAAAAAGTTATTTTAAGAGATTTAAGGTTGGAGGATCTTGATGACCTTTTTTATTGGGAATATGAAGCGACTGATCGTGAACATTTAAGATGGAACGGACCATATTATAAGCGACCAATAATGACGAGAGAAGAATACAAACAGCTTTTCAAATCCAAATTTGATACGATATTGGCTGGTGAAACGAGACAGATTCTTGTTATTGAAGTACATGGGCGATTGATTGGAACCGTCAACTGGTACTGGGAAGATGAAGTGACGAACTGGTTAAGCAACGGCATTGTCATTTTCGATTCAAGATATTGGTCCGGTGGTTATGGAACTGAAGCATTTACATTATGGACAGATTATATTTTTAAAAATATTGATGTTATAAGAGTTGGGATTTCTACTTGGTCAGGAAACGAAAGAATGATGAAGCTTGCCACAAAGGTTGGCATGATTGAAGAAGCTCGCATTCGAAAAGCACGTATAGTTGAAGGAGAATATTATGATGCAATAAAAATGGGCGTCTTAAGAGAAGAGTGGGAAGAAAGATATACAAATTAATTAGATCGTATTCTTTCTGTCTATCTTCAGAAAAAGGATAGCGAATAGGACGAGTATAAATATCAATAATAATAGAGGTATACCTATATGTATCGCAAAATAACCTTGTAACTTGATGGATTCAGATGTTTTCTCTAAATAAACACTATAGTCAAACAAATCGTTTAAATGCTTTCCAGAACTTACTATAATTAAAACGATCAAACTAGAAATACATATCATCATTCCATATAAAAACTTCATACTCAAATGCCTCCCTTCTAGTAATTTTACGTCATTCGTTTCATAAGGTTTCAATTTTCTATGTTTAAAATGAATTTGAATCGGAAACAGAATGAGTAGATTCAATTTATTTAAAACAAGGAGGCAATATTCAATGAGATTCTCCGAAAAACTTAAGGAATTAAAAAGCAAAAAAGCTGAAGGTTCACAAAAAATTTTATCACTATACTTAAATACAGACCGAAGTAGCCCTGATCAACAAGGTGGCGAATGGAAAATCAAATTAAAGAATGGGCTCAATAAATTTGAAGAATATATTGAAGAAATGGGTGACCATGATGAGCTGAAGGGTTACCGTGACTTGAAAGACAAAGTTTACAACAAAATTACTGGTAGAGAGCGCGAATTGAAACGCAGTGTAGTCTTGTTCGCTACCCCTGATGAAAGTGTTTGGATCATGGAAGACTTACAAGTACCGATTGAAACGTCCTTCCATTGGGAAAATACCCCTGTACTTGATCAATTAGAAGAACTGCAATCTCATTATCCATATAGTGGGATCATCGTCATTCAGAAAGAAGACGCTACTGTACTTGAAACAGAAATGGGTGTCCTCGTTGATGAATACCACTATTCCTTCGATCCAGACATAGACGATTGGAGAGAACATCAAGGACCAATGGCTGCATCAATAACAGGTTCAGATACCAATAAGAAGGATGAATTTCAAGAAAGATTTGAAGCCAATCAGCAAAGATGGCTGAAGAATTTAGGTTCAAAAATTACGAAAAAGGCAAAGAAGAACAATTGGAATGAAACCTACCTAATGGGAGAAAAAGGATATCTGAATGAATTTGATAAACACTTCCCAATTAAGGAAACGAAAAAGACTGGGAAAAACCCAAGTAAAATAGAAGCTTCTAAAATTATTGACCAAGTTTTAGCAGGTTAAAGCTTTATAATTGACCTCCCCAGTTAATATAGAGCTGAATATAATAAAAGCCGATTCAAACGGATCGGCTTTTCCTATGGATTTGGATAGATACTCTGTTTCTGAATTAATCATGAATCCAGACATTCGTTCCAAGCGGGACGAGGGCGGCTAACTCATTTACATCTTTATTGTACATTCGAATACAACCTTTAGATACATTCTTACCGATAGAAGATGGATTGTTGGTCCCATGGATTCCATAATGTGGTCTAGATAATCCCATCCACATCGTTCCGAATGGACCTCCTGGATTTGGTTGTTTATTAATAATTGAGTATTCACCCGTCGGAGTTGGTGTAAGCATCTTTCCTATAGCAATTGGATAACTCTTTAAAAGTTTAGTATGATCGAACAACTTTAATCGGTGTTTTTGAAGTGCTACATCAATCCAGAGAACCATCTCGCCCATCCCTCCTGCTATTCTTATCTATATGAAGTGAACGAAGGATTATTTCCAGAGCTCTCCGAAAGTTCGTTAATAGCTTTTCTTGACTGATATGACATACGTGCACATTTGGAAGAGTGGAAGCAAAAAGATGACGAGTAAATGATGGTTTTTGGTGGAATCATGGGACAGTTTTTTCGTTTTGGAGTTGATTAGATGTAAGTATCGAGCAAAGCTTGGGTTTTATCGTGCAAAATCGAGAATTTATCGTGCAAACATACAAGTTTATCGTGCCATACTCATATTTTATCGATCATCCGACTTTTCAAAAAGAAAAAGCATATGCCTCTGCACATGCTTTCTCAACCCTTTTATAGTTCTGTTCGAATATCCCAAAGCTCTGGGAAGAAACGGTGGTCCAAGACTCGCTTTAAATATGAAACGCCTGATGATCCGCCTGTTCCCATCTTATGTCCGATAATCCGTTCAACTGTCTTCATGTGACGGAATCGCCATTGCTGAAGCCAGTCTTCAATGTCGACTAATTTTTCAGCTAATTGATACAGGTTCCAATAATCATCCACATTGCGGTATACCTCTACCCATGCTTCTTTAACCGTTGAATCACCCTCATATGTTTCAGAGAAATCGCGATTTAACAGCGCTGGATTAATCTTAAATCCGGCATTGGACAACTCTTGAATGGCCACATCATAAATACTAGGTGCTTCAAAAGCCTCTTTCAACTTTTCATGCAGCTCTGGATCTTTTTTATAAATTTCAAGCACATGCGGTGTCTTATAGCCTAATGCAAATTCTATCATTCTGTATTGATACGACTGGAACCCTGAAGCTTGTCCAAGACTATCACGAAATTCAAGGTATTCAGACGGTGTTAATGTAGAAAGTACATCCCAAGCTTGGATGATTTGTGATTGAACCTTCGAGACACGAGCGAGCATTTTAAAAGCTGGTTGTAACTCACTTTTCTTAATGGAGTCGATTGCAGCATTCAACTCATGTAAGATCATCTTCATCCAAAGCTCACTCACTTGATGGATGACGATAAAGAGCATCTCATCGTGGTGTCCAGATAATCTCGTTTGACTAGATAGAAGTTGATCGAGTTGAAGGTATTCTCCGTATGTCATGTTCTTCGTAAAATCTGTATGGATCCCTTTTTCCGATACATATTTCTCTTTGCCTTCTTCGTTATTGTTTCCCATCATCCCACTCCCTTTCTATTGTTAAGCGACCACTCCGCGTTTATTTTCAAACTGCTTATATTGTTCATCATCCATGATCTTTTTCAGAATTTGAATCGCATTCCATACATCTTCAAACGAATTGTATAATGCCGTTGGCGTCAATCGAATGCCATTTGGATTCCTAAAATCAGGAATGACTTTATTCATCTTTAATGCTTTACATATACGAGCCGCTTCTGGATGTTCTAAATATACATGACCACCTCGACGATGATCTTCTATCGGATTTCCGATATTAAAACCATAGTCTTTCAAATCGTGCTCAACGAGGTCCATCATATATTGTGTGAGCTGAAGTGACTTTTTGCGAATTCGCTCAATACCTGCTTCTGCAAAGATTTCTAAAGAACCTTTCAATGGAGCCAGGCTTAGCATGTGAGGCGTCCCGATTTGGTATGCGCCTGCAGTATCAGCCGGTGTGAGCTGATGGTCCATATCAAATTGTTTACTTTTGTCTGAACTGAACCAACCTGCAAGTCCAGGTGCTTTTCCAAGATGCTTCTCATTTACGTAAATACCTGCAACTGAACCAGGTCCTGCATTTACATATTTATAATTGCACCAAAAAGCAAAGTCCGCTCCCCATTCACTCAAAGAATGCGGCAATGCTCCAATAGAATGACATAGATCGAAGCCAATCGTAATTCCCCTGTTATGAGCTTCTTCAGTCAACCTTTCCATATCTAACACTTGACCACTTCTATACATAACACTCGGTAGCATAATCAGTGCAATCTCTTCACTCATTGAATCGATAATATCCTGTTCATCTACTATTCTTCCATCTCGGCTTTTCACTTGTACGAGATGTTCATCTGGGTCATAGCCTTTCAATTTCAATTGACTTTGCAGTGCGAAAATGTCTGATGGAAACGTTAGTTCATCCGCTAAGATTTTCGTCTTCTTCCCTTCTGGATGGTAGAAAGTCGAAACAAGCTGGTGTAAATTAACCGTCGTTGATCCGGTTGCGATGACTTCTTCAGCTTTAGCACCAACAAGCGGTGCTAGCATACCACCAAGTTGTTCAGATAAGTAAAACCAAGGTGTGTCTCCTTCCGTCCAACCATCAATACCTAGTTCTTTCCAAGACTCTAACAGATCCGTAAGCGCACCTTCTGCACGTTTAGATAACAAGCCAAGTGAATTCCCAATTAAATAGATTGAATCTTCCTTTACATGGAATTCGTTCTTAAAGGAAGCTAATTCATCTTGTTGATCGAGTTTTAACGCATACGCTTTGGAATGATCAAAAGACTGAGTACCCATTGGATTAAATCCCCCTCCGATTATGTATTAATTAAACTATACAGTTGAAGCTGACATAGTGTCAATGACATCATGTCATTGACAAGTTACCCATCCCCTATATAAAATAAAACCACCTCTGTAAAAGGATTGAATACATATGACAAATCATATTAATACGTTATCACAAAGACAGTTAAAGTCCGTCCAAACACGGAAT
This Pseudalkalibacillus berkeleyi DNA region includes the following protein-coding sequences:
- a CDS encoding BCCT family transporter, yielding MDKKNGIIDWPTFIGAFVLLLSVTVPLILFPKQGEAVLSMMNTFVTGNFGVLYLVFGLGTLIFLIYVAFSKYGKIQMGKDIKPEFSNFSWAAMLFCAGIGSSVLYWGTIEWAYYYTSPPLGVEPNSTEAIQWASSYGIFHWGPVAWAIYCLPALPIAYFYYVRKKPVLKISEACRPLIGKRADGPLGKVIDILFIFGLLGGAGTTLALGTPLIAAGLNNMFGWEETLSLKTYILVICTVIFAISAYSGLKKGIRVLSDVNLWLTFLLLGFVLIVGPTVFLTETTINSIGLIADNFFHMATWTEPFNNMGPFEKTSFPEYWTVFYWAWWLVYAPFIGLFIAKISRGRTVKQMILGTILYGTLGCVLYFGLLGNYGLYLELSGQFSVVDVLNNEGAPAAIMGTLEQLPLDWIVIPVFIVLAIIFLATTFDSGSYILAAVVQNYVEDEPVKWNRLFWAFALSFLPLILMYIGGLSSLQTASIIGGFPLLIIMTMLAISFIKAADHDMLMAKKKKEQKKAS
- a CDS encoding L,D-transpeptidase, whose amino-acid sequence is MVLWIDVALQKHRLKLFDHTKLLKSYPIAIGKMLTPTPTGEYSIINKQPNPGGPFGTMWMGLSRPHYGIHGTNNPSSIGKNVSKGCIRMYNKDVNELAALVPLGTNVWIHD
- the kynU gene encoding kynureninase, which gives rise to MGTQSFDHSKAYALKLDQQDELASFKNEFHVKEDSIYLIGNSLGLLSKRAEGALTDLLESWKELGIDGWTEGDTPWFYLSEQLGGMLAPLVGAKAEEVIATGSTTVNLHQLVSTFYHPEGKKTKILADELTFPSDIFALQSQLKLKGYDPDEHLVQVKSRDGRIVDEQDIIDSMSEEIALIMLPSVMYRSGQVLDMERLTEEAHNRGITIGFDLCHSIGALPHSLSEWGADFAFWCNYKYVNAGPGSVAGIYVNEKHLGKAPGLAGWFSSDKSKQFDMDHQLTPADTAGAYQIGTPHMLSLAPLKGSLEIFAEAGIERIRKKSLQLTQYMMDLVEHDLKDYGFNIGNPIEDHRRGGHVYLEHPEAARICKALKMNKVIPDFRNPNGIRLTPTALYNSFEDVWNAIQILKKIMDDEQYKQFENKRGVVA
- a CDS encoding GNAT family N-acetyltransferase encodes the protein MSDIHMQGEKVILRDLRLEDLDDLFYWEYEATDREHLRWNGPYYKRPIMTREEYKQLFKSKFDTILAGETRQILVIEVHGRLIGTVNWYWEDEVTNWLSNGIVIFDSRYWSGGYGTEAFTLWTDYIFKNIDVIRVGISTWSGNERMMKLATKVGMIEEARIRKARIVEGEYYDAIKMGVLREEWEERYTN
- the kynA gene encoding tryptophan 2,3-dioxygenase codes for the protein MGNNNEEGKEKYVSEKGIHTDFTKNMTYGEYLQLDQLLSSQTRLSGHHDEMLFIVIHQVSELWMKMILHELNAAIDSIKKSELQPAFKMLARVSKVQSQIIQAWDVLSTLTPSEYLEFRDSLGQASGFQSYQYRMIEFALGYKTPHVLEIYKKDPELHEKLKEAFEAPSIYDVAIQELSNAGFKINPALLNRDFSETYEGDSTVKEAWVEVYRNVDDYWNLYQLAEKLVDIEDWLQQWRFRHMKTVERIIGHKMGTGGSSGVSYLKRVLDHRFFPELWDIRTEL
- a CDS encoding VLRF1 family aeRF1-type release factor, translating into MRFSEKLKELKSKKAEGSQKILSLYLNTDRSSPDQQGGEWKIKLKNGLNKFEEYIEEMGDHDELKGYRDLKDKVYNKITGRERELKRSVVLFATPDESVWIMEDLQVPIETSFHWENTPVLDQLEELQSHYPYSGIIVIQKEDATVLETEMGVLVDEYHYSFDPDIDDWREHQGPMAASITGSDTNKKDEFQERFEANQQRWLKNLGSKITKKAKKNNWNETYLMGEKGYLNEFDKHFPIKETKKTGKNPSKIEASKIIDQVLAG
- a CDS encoding helix-turn-helix transcriptional regulator is translated as MLINRVKELRARHSYTQSDLGELVKASRQTIGMIEKGDYAPSVLLALKIAKALRVDLEEVFWIEGEDE
- a CDS encoding VOC family protein is translated as MEKTSHVTLSQIGQINLNVRDMDKAVAFYKDTLGMKLLFAMENMAFFNCDGVKLMLSLPENDQFDHPGSVIYFNTEDIMQAYKQFKSNGVSFVDQPHMIADMGSHEVWMAFFKDLDDNTLALMSEVAK
- a CDS encoding acyl-CoA dehydrogenase family protein, giving the protein MNFFLEDPNFRFVLDYYLDDTLKDWAYKELEQFGGHCGSEIDERAVHTDREGQPKLIKFDRHGNDISHIWLNEGYKKTVEQVYNKGIVGYIHKEIPELNQKGNYIYSYAQGYLLSQTEAGFYCPVTLTMATSYLIDHYADEELKKKFLPHVLSTGETELYEGATFLTERQGGSDVGANETIAVKEGDHYRLTGEKYFASNAGACGVATVLARIEGAPSGTKGLSLFLVPWKQEDGVLNHIKIRRLKDKLGVRAVPSAEVEFEGAKAYLIGKADQGFHYMMEALNLSRVCNAVASVGIMRRATHESKKYAFQRDAFGKKLANYPMIKETLVNMTVRQEVQLGGLFRLIALFDQVMGKNGAKVTDEEKILHRLLIALVKMRTAEEAVQFSHEAIEMHGGNGYIEDFVTPRLLRDAQVLTVWEGTANILGLEVLRLLNKYNGELIFRSHMDELIGTLPNHVEPYVQPVMNGLEKLDEYIHLLKKYSPEMQTYYAKPIANLMADIYLCVSALLEAKLGGERKILIARQFSKLIWNHEKVDKDVLPVQFFDVFMNPATRSSESQKSK
- a CDS encoding small multi-drug export protein translates to MFLSYLFVFILAAIPLFELVIVIPLAVIGGMSPLMTAILAFLGNALTVVLLIIFVDHVKEWMRKRKHKQNRMQHVKQEEYITTEANAEGMEESKKGKRARALFDKYGLPGLTIIGPFFVGSHISAFMGMSFGSNRKVVTSWMMTSLILWTMIMAVASSYGVTFFIPDVEEDGFVMRLFNN
- a CDS encoding zinc-dependent metalloprotease, which codes for MSLALSVALVPGITEAKDAGKDVSQPKIEVLPKAKENMNDRSMKPAKVESDSNATILDEKGKEVGKRSFKSNTRSKDTMMQAAAATRVVTVLAVADEEYRAQYSDWQTRIQNAVESADNAFYRDHNIDFQVKALGNWSSQGSNASAILSDLSNDWSGYSYDFVVGFTRDANFDAGGIAYVYSSAPSGSAFSVNLDQGTTNTWHAAQHEFSHNFGLGHDPQGSGIRCIMNYDYSYSVDYWDQDHDNQIEQNEYWYGN